A single genomic interval of Helianthus annuus cultivar XRQ/B chromosome 6, HanXRQr2.0-SUNRISE, whole genome shotgun sequence harbors:
- the LOC110864300 gene encoding LOW QUALITY PROTEIN: uncharacterized protein LOC110864300 (The sequence of the model RefSeq protein was modified relative to this genomic sequence to represent the inferred CDS: substituted 2 bases at 2 genomic stop codons), giving the protein MAEATINDNNPTKFYTHFLYKAIFISFFFLLLPLSPSQPHEFINHKTITTTCWEFLQLVFVGIAVSYGLLSKRNDETHKEEGPFKSDNNDQSYVARLLQVSSVFDDDSENKVQTWKAQYYRGEPIVVVAKESDEATTIEKPLFSPVGSFKNSVSESSMIDSIVLRSPIPWRSRSGRVEVKEDLSQTSYVHDTSEMNPTDSSFRYQSKSLKHVLNPSCQKKIHPSSPTLSSEIRLKSLEYVSRRNIIQKSSRSDTLEATKSFRTREEAEMDEYLSHDKEIGRFVERRGSQIKRFMDDETQTFSGYSKEKLIETGQNSDESEVEEEEDDEASLIENVEMVASDSCPDVDKKADEFIAKFREQIKLQRTLSLRRXTXKWNQVSFFVS; this is encoded by the coding sequence ATGGCAGAAGCTACCATCAACGACAACAACCCAACAAAGTTTTACACCCATTTCTTGTACAAAGCCATTTTCATATCTtttttcttcttgcttcttccaTTATCCCCTTCCCAACCCCATGAGTTCATAAACCACAAAACAATAACTACCACATGTTGGGAGTTTCTTCAACTCGTGTTTGTCGGAATAGCGGTCTCTTACGGCCTTTTAAGCAAACGAAACGATGAAACCCACAAAGAAGAGGGACCGTTTAAGTCTGATAACAACGATCAGTCATATGTGGCCAGGCTGCTTCAAGTATCATCAGTTtttgatgatgattctgaaaacaAGGTGCAGACGTGGAAAGCTCAGTATTATAGAGGGGAACCCATTGTAGTTGTCGCTAAGGAATCCGATGAAGCAACAACAATCGAAAAACCTCTGTTTTCCCCTGTTGGCagttttaaaaacagtgtttctGAATCTTCCATGATCGATTCTATTGTTTTGCGGTCACCGATCCCATGGAGATCAAGATCAGGAAGAGTGGAAGTCAAAGAAGATCTTTCTCAAACATCTTACGTGCATGATACGTCTGAAATGAACCCCACGGACTCATCTTTTCGATATCAATCGAAATCTTTAAAACACGTTTTGAATCCTTCATGTCAAAAGAAAATTCATCCTTCGTCTCCGACATTATCCTCAGAAATCCGATTAAAATCGCTAGAATACGTTAGCCGGAGAAACATTATCCAGAAGTCATCTAGAAGTGATACTTTAGAAGCAACAAAATCATTCAGAACACGAGAAGAAGCCGAAATGGACGAATATTTATCACATGACAAAGAAATAGGAAGGTTTGTGGAAAGAAGAGGGAGCCAGATTAAGAGGTTTATGGATGACGAAACACAAACTTTTTCTGGGTACTCAAAAGAAAAGTTGATAGAAACGGGTCAAAATTCAGACGAAAGCGAGGttgaggaggaagaagatgatgaagctAGTTTAATAGAGAATGTGGAAATGGTGGCGAGTGATAGCTGTCCGgatgtagataagaaagctgatgAGTTCATAGCAAAATTTAGAGAGCAGATTAAGCTACAAAGAACATTGTCTTTGAGAAGATGAACCTGAAAATGGAACCAGGTTTCTTTCTTTGTATCATAA
- the LOC110864299 gene encoding uncharacterized protein LOC110864299, whose protein sequence is MTTARSMHNFSLPFLKWGCRRLLSHTSNHAAKYTIQDVQREENSDDSKVVSDVDATDGDVKPWNLRPRRSLMINNHRVSSSYGKGTENEDCNKKRKLWISLSKEEIEEDVYALTGSKPARRPKKRNKTVQKQVDNLFPGLYLDGISPDSYRP, encoded by the exons ATGACGACGGCGAGGTCTATGCACAACTTCTCTCTCCCTTTCTTAAAATGGGGCTGCCGCCGCCTCTTATCTCACACCTCCAATCACGCTGCTAAATACACCATCCAAGACGTCCAAAGAGAGGAGAATAGTGATGATAGCAAAGTAGTCTCCGATGTTGATGCCACTGACGGAGACGTTAAGCCGTGGAATCTGAGGCCGAGAAGGTCACTGATGATCAATAACCATAGGGTTAGTAGTAGTTACGGTAAGGGTACGGAAAACGAAGATTGTAATAAAAAGAGGAAACTGTGGATCTCCTTATCCAAGGAGGAGATCGAGGAAGACGTGTATGCGTTAACGGGATCAAAACCAGCTCGACGCCCTAAGAAGAGGAACAAGACCGTTCAGAAACAAGTTGAC AATCTGTTTCCAGGGCTTTACTTGGATGGGATTTCGCCAGATTCTTATCGACCTTAG
- the LOC110864298 gene encoding 2-oxoglutarate-Fe(II) type oxidoreductase hxnY isoform X5 yields MAESLELPVIDLSSPDRISTANFIRQACIDYGFFYLINHGVEEQLLQNVFDESRKFFSLPLEEKMKLGRKGDVGFAPIYAENLDSSTSSKGDLKETFHIGPLEGYESHIKNQWPSKELLPSWRFIMEEYYQKVVSVGKRLTSLIAMALNLEDDFFEKVGALDKPYAFLRLLHYPGEVGDSDEVIYGASAHSDYGMVTLLATDAVPGLQVCREKHKQPRIWEDVRHIKGAFIINLGDMMERWTNCLFRSTLHRVMPTGKERYSMALFLDPNPDCIVECLKSCCSDSSPPRFPPIRSGDHLRERINAAYSASS; encoded by the exons ATGGCGGAATCTTTGGAGCTTCCCGTTATCGATCTTTCTTCACCGGATCGCATCTCCACCGCTAATTTTATCCGTCAg GCCTGCATAGACTACGGCTTCTTTTACCTCATCAATCATGGGGTAGAGGAACAACTGTTACAAAATGTGTTTGATGAAAGTCGAAAGTTTTTCTCGCTTCCGCTTGAAGAGAAGATGAAGCTGGGTCGCAAGGGAGACGTGGGATTTGCTCCAATTTACGCAGAGAACCTCGATTCTTCTACCAGTTCTAAAG GGGATTTGAAAGAAACATTCCATATCGGCCCCTTAGAAGGTTACGAGAGTCATATAAAAAATCAATGGCCTTCTAAAG AACTATTACCTTCTTGGCGATTCATAATGGAGGAGTATTACCAAAAAGTCGT ATCTGTAGGGAAGCGGTTGACCTCTTTGATTGCAATGGCGTTGAATTTAGAGGATGACTTTTTTGAGAAAGTGGGGGCTTTAGATAAACCATACGCTTTTCTGCGACTGTTACATTATCCAG GTGAAGTGGGGGATTCTGATGAGGTTATATATGGTGCTTCTGCACATTCTGATTATGGAATGGTCACTCTTCTGGCAACAGATGCTGTTCCTGGCCTCCAG GTGTGCAGGGAAAAACATAAGCAGCCACGGATTTGGGAGGATGTTCGTCATATCAAGGG AGCCTTCATTATTAATCTTGGGGACATGATGGAACGATGGACAAATTGTTTGTTCAG ATCAACACTACACCGCGTTATGCCAACTGGGAAAGAGCGATATTCT ATGGCGTTGTTTTTGGATCCTAATCCCGATTGTATTGTTGAGTGCTTGAAAAGCTGCTGCAGCGACTCATCTCCTCCAAG GTTTCCTCCAATACGCAGTGGAGACCACCTGAGGGAGCGTATCAATGCTGCCTATTCCGCTTCCTCATAG
- the LOC110864298 gene encoding 2-oxoglutarate-Fe(II) type oxidoreductase hxnY isoform X4, which translates to MAESLELPVIDLSSPDRISTANFIRQACIDYGFFYLINHGVEEQLLQNVFDESRKFFSLPLEEKMKLGRKGDVGFAPIYAENLDSSTSSKGDLKETFHIGPLEGYESHIKNQWPSKELLPSWRFIMEEYYQKVVSVGKRLTSLIAMALNLEDDFFEKVGALDKPYAFLRLLHYPGLNPGEVGDSDEVIYGASAHSDYGMVTLLATDAVPGLQVCREKHKQPRIWEDVRHIKGAFIINLGDMMERWTNCLFRSTLHRVMPTGKERYSMALFLDPNPDCIVECLKSCCSDSSPPRFPPIRSGDHLRERINAAYSASS; encoded by the exons ATGGCGGAATCTTTGGAGCTTCCCGTTATCGATCTTTCTTCACCGGATCGCATCTCCACCGCTAATTTTATCCGTCAg GCCTGCATAGACTACGGCTTCTTTTACCTCATCAATCATGGGGTAGAGGAACAACTGTTACAAAATGTGTTTGATGAAAGTCGAAAGTTTTTCTCGCTTCCGCTTGAAGAGAAGATGAAGCTGGGTCGCAAGGGAGACGTGGGATTTGCTCCAATTTACGCAGAGAACCTCGATTCTTCTACCAGTTCTAAAG GGGATTTGAAAGAAACATTCCATATCGGCCCCTTAGAAGGTTACGAGAGTCATATAAAAAATCAATGGCCTTCTAAAG AACTATTACCTTCTTGGCGATTCATAATGGAGGAGTATTACCAAAAAGTCGT ATCTGTAGGGAAGCGGTTGACCTCTTTGATTGCAATGGCGTTGAATTTAGAGGATGACTTTTTTGAGAAAGTGGGGGCTTTAGATAAACCATACGCTTTTCTGCGACTGTTACATTATCCAG GTTTAAATCCAGGTGAAGTGGGGGATTCTGATGAGGTTATATATGGTGCTTCTGCACATTCTGATTATGGAATGGTCACTCTTCTGGCAACAGATGCTGTTCCTGGCCTCCAG GTGTGCAGGGAAAAACATAAGCAGCCACGGATTTGGGAGGATGTTCGTCATATCAAGGG AGCCTTCATTATTAATCTTGGGGACATGATGGAACGATGGACAAATTGTTTGTTCAG ATCAACACTACACCGCGTTATGCCAACTGGGAAAGAGCGATATTCT ATGGCGTTGTTTTTGGATCCTAATCCCGATTGTATTGTTGAGTGCTTGAAAAGCTGCTGCAGCGACTCATCTCCTCCAAG GTTTCCTCCAATACGCAGTGGAGACCACCTGAGGGAGCGTATCAATGCTGCCTATTCCGCTTCCTCATAG
- the LOC110864298 gene encoding 2-oxoglutarate-Fe(II) type oxidoreductase hxnY isoform X3, protein MQNKPMAALIPDTSVQSDSGYIGQLFTNHETKPLVMLVIGYICVCFVGYGSVIGYVVYLCSPPAAVVPAVSLVAATVEACIDYGFFYLINHGVEEQLLQNVFDESRKFFSLPLEEKMKLGRKGDVGFAPIYAENLDSSTSSKELLPSWRFIMEEYYQKVVSVGKRLTSLIAMALNLEDDFFEKVGALDKPYAFLRLLHYPGLNPGEVGDSDEVIYGASAHSDYGMVTLLATDAVPGLQVCREKHKQPRIWEDVRHIKGAFIINLGDMMERWTNCLFRSTLHRVMPTGKERYSMALFLDPNPDCIVECLKSCCSDSSPPRFPPIRSGDHLRERINAAYSASS, encoded by the exons ATGCAAAACAAACCCATGGCTGCTCTTATTCCAGACACATCGGTTCAGTCCGATTCCGGTTATATTGGTCAGTTATTTACAAATCATGAAACCAAGCCGTTGGTTATGTTGGTTATCGGTTATATCTGCGTTTGTTTTGTCGGTTATGGGTCAGTTATTGGTTATGTTGTTTATCTTTGCTCGCCCCCAGCAGCGGTGGTGCCGGCGGTGTCACTGGTGGCAGCAACGGTGGAG GCCTGCATAGACTACGGCTTCTTTTACCTCATCAATCATGGGGTAGAGGAACAACTGTTACAAAATGTGTTTGATGAAAGTCGAAAGTTTTTCTCGCTTCCGCTTGAAGAGAAGATGAAGCTGGGTCGCAAGGGAGACGTGGGATTTGCTCCAATTTACGCAGAGAACCTCGATTCTTCTACCAGTTCTAAAG AACTATTACCTTCTTGGCGATTCATAATGGAGGAGTATTACCAAAAAGTCGT ATCTGTAGGGAAGCGGTTGACCTCTTTGATTGCAATGGCGTTGAATTTAGAGGATGACTTTTTTGAGAAAGTGGGGGCTTTAGATAAACCATACGCTTTTCTGCGACTGTTACATTATCCAG GTTTAAATCCAGGTGAAGTGGGGGATTCTGATGAGGTTATATATGGTGCTTCTGCACATTCTGATTATGGAATGGTCACTCTTCTGGCAACAGATGCTGTTCCTGGCCTCCAG GTGTGCAGGGAAAAACATAAGCAGCCACGGATTTGGGAGGATGTTCGTCATATCAAGGG AGCCTTCATTATTAATCTTGGGGACATGATGGAACGATGGACAAATTGTTTGTTCAG ATCAACACTACACCGCGTTATGCCAACTGGGAAAGAGCGATATTCT ATGGCGTTGTTTTTGGATCCTAATCCCGATTGTATTGTTGAGTGCTTGAAAAGCTGCTGCAGCGACTCATCTCCTCCAAG GTTTCCTCCAATACGCAGTGGAGACCACCTGAGGGAGCGTATCAATGCTGCCTATTCCGCTTCCTCATAG
- the LOC110864298 gene encoding 2-oxoglutarate-Fe(II) type oxidoreductase hxnY isoform X1, translated as MQNKPMAALIPDTSVQSDSGYIGQLFTNHETKPLVMLVIGYICVCFVGYGSVIGYVVYLCSPPAAVVPAVSLVAATVEACIDYGFFYLINHGVEEQLLQNVFDESRKFFSLPLEEKMKLGRKGDVGFAPIYAENLDSSTSSKGDLKETFHIGPLEGYESHIKNQWPSKELLPSWRFIMEEYYQKVVSVGKRLTSLIAMALNLEDDFFEKVGALDKPYAFLRLLHYPGLNPGEVGDSDEVIYGASAHSDYGMVTLLATDAVPGLQVCREKHKQPRIWEDVRHIKGAFIINLGDMMERWTNCLFRSTLHRVMPTGKERYSMALFLDPNPDCIVECLKSCCSDSSPPRFPPIRSGDHLRERINAAYSASS; from the exons ATGCAAAACAAACCCATGGCTGCTCTTATTCCAGACACATCGGTTCAGTCCGATTCCGGTTATATTGGTCAGTTATTTACAAATCATGAAACCAAGCCGTTGGTTATGTTGGTTATCGGTTATATCTGCGTTTGTTTTGTCGGTTATGGGTCAGTTATTGGTTATGTTGTTTATCTTTGCTCGCCCCCAGCAGCGGTGGTGCCGGCGGTGTCACTGGTGGCAGCAACGGTGGAG GCCTGCATAGACTACGGCTTCTTTTACCTCATCAATCATGGGGTAGAGGAACAACTGTTACAAAATGTGTTTGATGAAAGTCGAAAGTTTTTCTCGCTTCCGCTTGAAGAGAAGATGAAGCTGGGTCGCAAGGGAGACGTGGGATTTGCTCCAATTTACGCAGAGAACCTCGATTCTTCTACCAGTTCTAAAG GGGATTTGAAAGAAACATTCCATATCGGCCCCTTAGAAGGTTACGAGAGTCATATAAAAAATCAATGGCCTTCTAAAG AACTATTACCTTCTTGGCGATTCATAATGGAGGAGTATTACCAAAAAGTCGT ATCTGTAGGGAAGCGGTTGACCTCTTTGATTGCAATGGCGTTGAATTTAGAGGATGACTTTTTTGAGAAAGTGGGGGCTTTAGATAAACCATACGCTTTTCTGCGACTGTTACATTATCCAG GTTTAAATCCAGGTGAAGTGGGGGATTCTGATGAGGTTATATATGGTGCTTCTGCACATTCTGATTATGGAATGGTCACTCTTCTGGCAACAGATGCTGTTCCTGGCCTCCAG GTGTGCAGGGAAAAACATAAGCAGCCACGGATTTGGGAGGATGTTCGTCATATCAAGGG AGCCTTCATTATTAATCTTGGGGACATGATGGAACGATGGACAAATTGTTTGTTCAG ATCAACACTACACCGCGTTATGCCAACTGGGAAAGAGCGATATTCT ATGGCGTTGTTTTTGGATCCTAATCCCGATTGTATTGTTGAGTGCTTGAAAAGCTGCTGCAGCGACTCATCTCCTCCAAG GTTTCCTCCAATACGCAGTGGAGACCACCTGAGGGAGCGTATCAATGCTGCCTATTCCGCTTCCTCATAG
- the LOC110864298 gene encoding 2-oxoglutarate-Fe(II) type oxidoreductase hxnY isoform X2: MQNKPMAALIPDTSVQSDSGYIGQLFTNHETKPLVMLVIGYICVCFVGYGSVIGYVVYLCSPPAAVVPAVSLVAATVEACIDYGFFYLINHGVEEQLLQNVFDESRKFFSLPLEEKMKLGRKGDVGFAPIYAENLDSSTSSKGDLKETFHIGPLEGYESHIKNQWPSKELLPSWRFIMEEYYQKVVSVGKRLTSLIAMALNLEDDFFEKVGALDKPYAFLRLLHYPGEVGDSDEVIYGASAHSDYGMVTLLATDAVPGLQVCREKHKQPRIWEDVRHIKGAFIINLGDMMERWTNCLFRSTLHRVMPTGKERYSMALFLDPNPDCIVECLKSCCSDSSPPRFPPIRSGDHLRERINAAYSASS, from the exons ATGCAAAACAAACCCATGGCTGCTCTTATTCCAGACACATCGGTTCAGTCCGATTCCGGTTATATTGGTCAGTTATTTACAAATCATGAAACCAAGCCGTTGGTTATGTTGGTTATCGGTTATATCTGCGTTTGTTTTGTCGGTTATGGGTCAGTTATTGGTTATGTTGTTTATCTTTGCTCGCCCCCAGCAGCGGTGGTGCCGGCGGTGTCACTGGTGGCAGCAACGGTGGAG GCCTGCATAGACTACGGCTTCTTTTACCTCATCAATCATGGGGTAGAGGAACAACTGTTACAAAATGTGTTTGATGAAAGTCGAAAGTTTTTCTCGCTTCCGCTTGAAGAGAAGATGAAGCTGGGTCGCAAGGGAGACGTGGGATTTGCTCCAATTTACGCAGAGAACCTCGATTCTTCTACCAGTTCTAAAG GGGATTTGAAAGAAACATTCCATATCGGCCCCTTAGAAGGTTACGAGAGTCATATAAAAAATCAATGGCCTTCTAAAG AACTATTACCTTCTTGGCGATTCATAATGGAGGAGTATTACCAAAAAGTCGT ATCTGTAGGGAAGCGGTTGACCTCTTTGATTGCAATGGCGTTGAATTTAGAGGATGACTTTTTTGAGAAAGTGGGGGCTTTAGATAAACCATACGCTTTTCTGCGACTGTTACATTATCCAG GTGAAGTGGGGGATTCTGATGAGGTTATATATGGTGCTTCTGCACATTCTGATTATGGAATGGTCACTCTTCTGGCAACAGATGCTGTTCCTGGCCTCCAG GTGTGCAGGGAAAAACATAAGCAGCCACGGATTTGGGAGGATGTTCGTCATATCAAGGG AGCCTTCATTATTAATCTTGGGGACATGATGGAACGATGGACAAATTGTTTGTTCAG ATCAACACTACACCGCGTTATGCCAACTGGGAAAGAGCGATATTCT ATGGCGTTGTTTTTGGATCCTAATCCCGATTGTATTGTTGAGTGCTTGAAAAGCTGCTGCAGCGACTCATCTCCTCCAAG GTTTCCTCCAATACGCAGTGGAGACCACCTGAGGGAGCGTATCAATGCTGCCTATTCCGCTTCCTCATAG
- the LOC110864297 gene encoding aminoacylase-1: MVEPIWYTLILSTLTLTLTLSTATPPLNPAVNHFQQYLRINTAHPDPDYTTAVSFLNNLATSIPNLQTRTLHLTTPNKPLLLVTLPGSNPSLPSVLLNSHLDSVPAEPSKWSHPPFSALKTPDGKIYARGAQDDKSIAIQYLEAIRNIFQQDPGFTPVRTLHICYVPDEEIGGFDGMDKFAESNQFKEMNVGFFLDEGQASTNNEYRVFYADRSPWDLVIKATGKPGHGSRMYDNSAMENLMKSVEVVSKFRENQFDLVKAGVLPNSEVISANPVYLKAGIDSGDGKFVMNVQPSEAEAGYNIRLPPTADPDLLKKRIADEWAPATRNMSYHIVEKGPLRDYKGRPLITATNDSNPWWTVFKNAVEACGGKLSKPEILASTTDARYMRVRGIPSLGFSPMKNTPILLHEHNEFLKDAVFLEGIKVYESIIKAFSSFEGATP; the protein is encoded by the coding sequence ATGGTGGAACCAATCTGGTACACACTCATCCTCTCAACCCTCACTCTCACACTCACTCTCTCCACCGCAACACCACCACTTAACCCCGCCGTCAACCACTTCCAACAATACCTCCGAATCAACACCGCCCACCCAGACCCAGACTACACCACCGCAGTCTCCTTCCTCAACAACTTAGCCACATCCATCCCCAACCTCCAAACCCGAACCCTCCACCTAACCACCCCTAACAAACCTCTGCTTCTAGTCACTCTCCCCGGCTCCAACCCATCACTCCCCTCAGTCCTACTCAACTCCCACCTTGACTCTGTCCCTGCTGAACCATCCAAATGGTCCCACCCCCCTTTTTCCGCTCTCAAAACCCCTGATGGTAAAATATATGCTAGAGGTGCACAGGATGATAAGTCTATAGCTATCCAGTACTTAGAAGCTATTAGAAACATTTTTCAACAAGATCCCGGGTTTACACCGGTTCGAACGCTTCATATATGTTATGTCCCTGATGAGGAGATTGGTGGATTCGATGGGATGGATAAGTTTGCGGAGTCTAACCAGTTTAAGGAAATGAATGTTGGGTTTTTTCTAGATGAGGGGCAGGCGTCGACCAACAACGAGTATCGCGTGTTTTACGCGGATCGGTCGCCTTGGGATCTTGTTATCAAGGCTACGGGCAAGCCGGGTCATGGGTCCAGGATGTATGATAATAGCGCGATGGAGAATTTGATGAAGAGTGTTGAGGTTGTGTCTAAGTTTAGGGAGAATCAGTTTGATTTGGTTAAGGCTGGTGTGTTGCCCAACTCTGAGGTTATTTCGGCTAATCCGGTTTATTTAAAAGCGGGGATTGATTCTGGTGATGGTAAGTTTGTGATGAATGTGCAGCCTTCTGAGGCGGAAGCGGGGTATAATATTCGGTTGCCGCCAACTGCTGATCCGGATTTGTTGAAGAAACGGATTGCTGATGAGTGGGCGCCTGCGACAAGGAATATGAGTTATCATATTGTTGAGAAAGGACCGCTGAGGGATTATAAGGGGCGGCCTTTGATAACTGCGACGAATGATTCAAATCCTTGGTGGACGGTTTTTAAAAATGCTGTTGAGGCCTGCGGTGGGAAGCTTTCGAAACCGGAGATATTGGCTTCTACTACGGATGCTAGGTATATGCGGGTACGTGGTATTCCGTCACTTGGTTTTTCTCCTATGAAGAACACTCCAATTTTACTGCATGAGCATAATGAGTTTTTGAAGGATGCAGTCTTTTTGGAGGGAATTAAGGTATATGAATCCATTATTAAGGCATTCAGTTCCTTTGAAGGGGCCACACCTTAA
- the LOC110945128 gene encoding uncharacterized protein LOC110945128 yields MISDEVTKAIDANVSRLAQEVEGQVLSTVENMITAKVDELKEMIAGIQGKKEARRCTYKDFMACKPTTFDGEIDPIECQRWIANMEGVFIRSHCDKEDQVMFATGQLMRRAKDWCDSYSKEIGENRVQTLTWQEFKQPFIKYHCPQSAVDRIQEDFLRLRQRDESVNEITNTFLDQLKFCEEIVGTERKKIIRYHGMLKAEIREFITPLKCETLDEIIDLARDREIEIKRQDERGEKRQVEKGSTQGSSKKPKTQDQGKKEASKGGFPRCKTCGKPHSGECLLGRKGCYNCGQEGHPYYNCPNPKRVCYNCNESGHVKADCPKLKQGPKKEGKKEETAKAKGRMFQISTEEARAHPNVVSGVKEEDTSHSGAQAKHDKGKSTC; encoded by the exons ATGATTTCCGATGAAGTAACGAAGGCAattgatgcaaatgtttcaaggCTAGCACAAGAGGTGGAGGGCCAAGTACTTAGTACGGTAGAAAACATGATCACGGCCAAGGTGGATGAATTAAAGGAAATGATAGCTGGAATTCAAGGCAAGAAAGAGGCAAGACGGTGCACCTACAAGGATTTTATGGCATGTAAGCCTACGACCTTTGACGGGGAAATCGACCCCATAGAATGCCAAAGATGGATAGCTAACATGGAAGGGGTATTCATTCGGAGTCATTGTGACAAAGAAGACCAAGTCATGTTTGCCACGGGGCAACTCATGCGAAGGGCTAAAGATTGGTGTGACTCGTATAGTAAGGAGATTGGAGAAAATCGAGTTCAAACCTTGACTTGGCAAGAATTCAAACAGCCTTTTATCAAGTACCATTGTCCACAATCAGCTGTGGATCGGATTCAAGAAGATTTTCTCCGATTACGACAAAGGGATGAATCAGTTAATGAAATCACGAACACTTTCCTCGATCAGCTGAAGTTTTGTGAAGAAATAGTTGGGACAGAAAGGAAGAAGATTATTCGTTATCATGGCATGCTCAAAGCTGAAATTCGGGAGTTCATAACTCCTTTAAAATGTGAAACTTTGGACGAGATCATTGATTTAGCAAGGGATAGAGAAATCGAGATAAAGAGGCAAGATGAACGTGGGGAGAAAAGGCAAGTCGAGAAGGGGTCAACTCAAGGCTCATCCAAGAAACCCAAAACGCAAGATCAAGGAAAGAAGGAAGCTTCCAAAGGCGGGTTCCCACGATGCAAAACATGTGGAAAACCCCATTCCGGTGAATGCTTATTGGGAAGGAAGGGGTGTTACAATTGCGGGCAAGAAGGGCATCCGTACTATAACTGTCCGAATCCCAAGAGGGTGTGCTACAATTGTAATGAATCGGGCCATGTGAAAGCCGATTGCCCAAAGCTCAAACAAGGGCCGAAGaaagaaggaaagaaagaagAAACTGCGAAAGCAAAGGGAAGAATGTTTCAAATCTCCACGGAAGAAGCAAGAGCTCACCcgaatgtggtctcag GAGTAAAAGAGGAAGACACAAGCCATTCCGGAGCACAAGCAAAACACGACAAAG GTAAATCTACTTGTTAA